In Rattus norvegicus strain BN/NHsdMcwi chromosome 1, GRCr8, whole genome shotgun sequence, a genomic segment contains:
- the Gemin7 gene encoding gem-associated protein 7 isoform X1: MSSVSAGPGGGCGAWTMQSLPIIPVPVPVLRLPRGPDGFSRGFAPDGRRTILRPEVGEGRIQDPPESQEQRARAALRERYLRSLLAMVGHPVSFTLHEGVHVTAQFGATDLDVANFYVSQLQTPIGVQAEALLRCSDIISYSFKL, translated from the exons ATGTCCTCCGTGTCCGCCGGACCGGGAGGGGGCTGCGG AGCCTGGACCATGCAGAGCCTACCAATCATTCCTGTGCCGGTGCCGGTGCTGCGCCTCCCTCGGGGCCCGGATGGCTTCAGCCGAGGCTTTGCCCCTGATGGACGCAGGACCATCCTGAGGCCAGAAGTCGGAGAAGGTCGTATTCAAGATCCGCCAGAGTCACAGGAACAGCGGGCCCGAGCCGCTCTGCGGGAGCGCTACCTCCGAAGCCTCCTAGCCATGGTGGGCCACCCTGTGAGTTTCACACTGCACGAAGGTGTACACGTGACTGCCCAGTTTGGTGCCACAGACCTGGATGTAGCTAACTTCTACGTTTCCCAGCTGCAGACTCCCATAGGCGTGCAGGCGGAGGCCCTGCTTCGATGTAGTGACATAATTTCCTATTCCTTCAAGCTGTGA
- the Gemin7 gene encoding gem-associated protein 7, with protein MSSFRCIPAIRAWTMQSLPIIPVPVPVLRLPRGPDGFSRGFAPDGRRTILRPEVGEGRIQDPPESQEQRARAALRERYLRSLLAMVGHPVSFTLHEGVHVTAQFGATDLDVANFYVSQLQTPIGVQAEALLRCSDIISYSFKL; from the exons ATGTCTAGCTTCAGATGCATTCCAGCAATTAGGG CCTGGACCATGCAGAGCCTACCAATCATTCCTGTGCCGGTGCCGGTGCTGCGCCTCCCTCGGGGCCCGGATGGCTTCAGCCGAGGCTTTGCCCCTGATGGACGCAGGACCATCCTGAGGCCAGAAGTCGGAGAAGGTCGTATTCAAGATCCGCCAGAGTCACAGGAACAGCGGGCCCGAGCCGCTCTGCGGGAGCGCTACCTCCGAAGCCTCCTAGCCATGGTGGGCCACCCTGTGAGTTTCACACTGCACGAAGGTGTACACGTGACTGCCCAGTTTGGTGCCACAGACCTGGATGTAGCTAACTTCTACGTTTCCCAGCTGCAGACTCCCATAGGCGTGCAGGCGGAGGCCCTGCTTCGATGTAGTGACATAATTTCCTATTCCTTCAAGCTGTGA
- the Gemin7 gene encoding gem-associated protein 7 isoform X2, which translates to MQSLPIIPVPVPVLRLPRGPDGFSRGFAPDGRRTILRPEVGEGRIQDPPESQEQRARAALRERYLRSLLAMVGHPVSFTLHEGVHVTAQFGATDLDVANFYVSQLQTPIGVQAEALLRCSDIISYSFKL; encoded by the coding sequence ATGCAGAGCCTACCAATCATTCCTGTGCCGGTGCCGGTGCTGCGCCTCCCTCGGGGCCCGGATGGCTTCAGCCGAGGCTTTGCCCCTGATGGACGCAGGACCATCCTGAGGCCAGAAGTCGGAGAAGGTCGTATTCAAGATCCGCCAGAGTCACAGGAACAGCGGGCCCGAGCCGCTCTGCGGGAGCGCTACCTCCGAAGCCTCCTAGCCATGGTGGGCCACCCTGTGAGTTTCACACTGCACGAAGGTGTACACGTGACTGCCCAGTTTGGTGCCACAGACCTGGATGTAGCTAACTTCTACGTTTCCCAGCTGCAGACTCCCATAGGCGTGCAGGCGGAGGCCCTGCTTCGATGTAGTGACATAATTTCCTATTCCTTCAAGCTGTGA